A region from the Flexibacter flexilis DSM 6793 genome encodes:
- a CDS encoding response regulator, with protein sequence MKEEVNILIVEDNTTNMRVLMDFLGDKGYNFLMAQDGAKGVKVALRRKPDLILLDINLPEISGYDVCKTLRQHEEIKDTPIVFMSALSRNEAQHLTAEAGGDDYLPKPFQKSEVLEIVETHLNRSKS encoded by the coding sequence ATGAAGGAGGAAGTGAACATACTGATAGTTGAGGATAACACAACCAATATGCGTGTGTTGATGGACTTCCTTGGGGATAAAGGATATAATTTTCTGATGGCGCAAGATGGCGCAAAGGGCGTAAAAGTGGCGCTGAGGCGTAAGCCAGACCTCATTTTATTGGACATTAATTTGCCTGAAATCAGTGGCTATGATGTTTGCAAAACCCTACGCCAACACGAAGAAATTAAAGATACGCCAATCGTATTTATGTCTGCGCTAAGCCGTAATGAAGCGCAGCATCTCACAGCCGAAGCGGGTGGCGATGATTATTTGCCTAAGCCATTTCAGAAAAGCGAAGTATTAGAAATTGTAGAAACGCATCTGAATCGTTCCAAATCTTAG
- a CDS encoding MFS transporter, with the protein MQKNNPTITNAWCMYDWANSVYSLVITSTIFPVYYGAVTTQADGSNNVNFWGLEVNASALFSFAISASFLLAALASPFLTAIADYSGRKKAFMQFFCYLGSVSCALLYFFTADTLNWSVLAFVLATVGYSGSIVFYNSYLPDIATEDRYDALSARGFSLGYIGSVILLVLNILPILKPEWFGNISSGMASRISFLCTGVWWFVFAQYTFYHLPHKSREARSGDKSWLLNGFRELKKVWGEVSGLPLLKRFLLAFFFYNMGVQTVMYVATIFGDKELKLPAGSLIGTILILQLVAIAGASGFSWLSGRYGNARALIVGVVIWIGICIGAYFVHTENEFYLLAALVGLVMGGIQALSRSTYSKLLPADTHDTASYFSFYDIVEKGSIVLGTLSYGLIAQVTGSMRNSIIALTVFFVLGLIFLLKIPKRFRAAQS; encoded by the coding sequence ATGCAAAAAAATAACCCAACCATTACGAATGCGTGGTGTATGTACGACTGGGCTAACTCGGTGTACTCGCTGGTGATTACTTCTACGATTTTTCCCGTGTATTATGGGGCTGTAACGACGCAGGCCGACGGCTCCAACAACGTGAATTTCTGGGGCTTGGAAGTGAATGCCAGTGCCTTGTTTTCGTTTGCGATTTCGGCTTCGTTTTTGTTGGCTGCGTTGGCCAGTCCGTTCCTGACGGCGATTGCCGATTATAGCGGACGCAAAAAAGCCTTTATGCAATTCTTCTGTTATTTGGGTTCGGTCTCTTGCGCGTTGCTGTATTTTTTCACGGCAGACACGCTCAACTGGTCGGTGTTGGCTTTTGTGTTGGCGACGGTCGGATATAGCGGCAGTATCGTTTTTTATAATTCGTACTTGCCCGACATCGCCACGGAAGACCGCTACGACGCATTGAGTGCGCGGGGGTTTTCGTTGGGCTATATCGGAAGTGTTATTTTGTTAGTGCTCAATATTTTGCCGATTCTGAAACCCGAATGGTTTGGCAACATTTCGAGTGGCATGGCTTCGCGCATTTCGTTTTTGTGTACGGGTGTGTGGTGGTTTGTGTTTGCACAATACACGTTTTATCACTTGCCGCACAAGAGCCGTGAGGCGCGTAGCGGGGACAAAAGTTGGCTACTCAATGGGTTTCGGGAACTAAAGAAAGTGTGGGGCGAAGTAAGCGGCTTGCCGTTGCTCAAACGTTTTTTGTTGGCGTTTTTCTTCTACAATATGGGTGTTCAAACGGTGATGTACGTGGCTACGATTTTCGGGGACAAGGAACTGAAATTGCCTGCTGGTTCGCTGATAGGTACAATTTTGATATTACAATTAGTGGCCATTGCGGGGGCTTCTGGGTTTTCGTGGCTGTCGGGTCGGTATGGGAACGCGCGTGCGCTGATTGTGGGCGTGGTCATTTGGATAGGGATTTGTATAGGGGCGTACTTCGTACATACTGAAAATGAATTTTATCTGTTGGCGGCGTTGGTTGGTTTGGTAATGGGCGGGATTCAAGCACTGTCGCGCTCGACGTACTCGAAACTTTTGCCCGCCGACACGCACGACACAGCCTCTTATTTTAGTTTTTATGATATCGTAGAAAAAGGCTCAATCGTGTTGGGAACGCTGTCGTATGGCCTTATCGCACAAGTAACTGGCAGTATGCGCAATAGCATCATTGCTCTGACGGTGTTTTTTGTGTTGGGTTTGATATTCTTGTTGAAAATCCCAAAACGCTTTAGGGCTGCGCAAAGCTGA
- a CDS encoding M28 family peptidase — protein MNKKYINLCAFALASVGWTNVFAQQTPDAVATKYANTITVADLTKHLTIIASDSLEGRETGEKGQKLAADYISKQFAAMGLAAPVNTPNGKSFYQKFNLERRSWGDCAIWIKGKKKEMLQDFFPMGNFNIPDTKTEEVMFVGYGIDSENYSDYLAISPTNHAVVIWGGEPAAADGTSSVTGKREPSEWANNWRKKVAAARERGARTCFIVPKHTNEEFLKMMIQYKHSIETPTLSLQGKPLEEEGVFFISPAMAAEMLGTTEAKLSKISETVSLDPVKRGRKKIEGIAVAINEVSFKAQRIIEPVGTENVLGYLEGTDKKDELLVVTAHYDHIGKEGNKVFNGADDDGSGTVAVMEIAEAFVKAKKEGKSPRRSILFMTVTGEEKGLLGSDYYTQNPVFPLKNTVANLNIDMIGRLDDAHKTNENYIYLIGSDKLSKELHQLSENANKTYTNLTLDYTYNDEKDPNRYYYRSDHYNFAKNNVPVIFYFNGVHEDYHKETDEISKILFGKMEKISRLVFYTAWQIANQPNRISLDVKPVKEEDSGKF, from the coding sequence ATGAATAAAAAATATATCAACCTTTGCGCCTTTGCCTTGGCTTCTGTTGGTTGGACAAATGTTTTTGCGCAACAAACACCTGATGCAGTTGCCACCAAATACGCCAATACGATTACGGTTGCTGATTTGACCAAGCACCTGACAATCATTGCTTCTGATAGCCTCGAAGGGCGCGAAACTGGCGAAAAAGGCCAAAAGTTAGCCGCCGATTATATTTCCAAACAATTCGCAGCCATGGGGCTTGCAGCTCCCGTAAATACTCCCAACGGCAAGAGTTTTTACCAAAAATTTAACCTCGAACGCCGCAGTTGGGGCGATTGTGCCATTTGGATAAAAGGCAAGAAAAAGGAAATGTTGCAGGATTTTTTCCCGATGGGCAATTTCAATATTCCTGACACCAAAACCGAAGAAGTCATGTTTGTGGGCTATGGCATTGACTCGGAAAACTACTCGGATTATCTGGCCATTTCGCCCACCAACCACGCTGTTGTGATTTGGGGAGGCGAACCCGCCGCCGCCGACGGCACATCTTCGGTAACGGGCAAGCGCGAGCCCTCCGAATGGGCAAATAATTGGCGCAAAAAAGTAGCAGCTGCCCGCGAACGCGGCGCACGTACTTGTTTTATCGTTCCCAAACACACCAACGAGGAGTTTTTGAAAATGATGATTCAGTACAAGCATTCTATCGAAACGCCAACATTATCGCTACAAGGCAAACCGCTCGAAGAGGAAGGTGTTTTCTTTATTTCGCCTGCAATGGCCGCCGAAATGCTTGGCACGACAGAGGCCAAACTTTCCAAAATTTCGGAAACTGTGAGCCTTGATCCCGTGAAGCGCGGACGCAAAAAAATAGAAGGTATCGCGGTGGCTATCAACGAAGTATCCTTTAAAGCACAACGCATTATTGAGCCTGTCGGGACGGAAAATGTGTTGGGTTATCTGGAAGGAACGGACAAAAAAGATGAACTTCTGGTAGTAACTGCCCACTACGACCACATTGGCAAGGAAGGTAATAAAGTGTTTAATGGAGCAGATGACGACGGCTCTGGCACGGTGGCCGTAATGGAAATCGCAGAAGCCTTTGTCAAAGCCAAAAAAGAGGGTAAAAGCCCGCGCCGCAGCATTTTGTTTATGACCGTAACAGGCGAAGAAAAAGGCTTGCTTGGCTCAGATTATTATACCCAAAATCCTGTGTTTCCGCTCAAAAATACAGTGGCAAACCTCAACATTGACATGATTGGCCGACTTGATGACGCACACAAAACCAACGAAAATTATATTTATTTGATTGGCTCAGACAAATTGTCTAAAGAGTTGCATCAATTAAGCGAAAACGCCAATAAAACTTATACAAATTTAACGCTGGATTATACTTACAACGACGAAAAAGACCCGAATCGTTATTATTACCGTTCGGATCATTATAATTTTGCGAAAAATAATGTGCCTGTGATATTTTATTTCAATGGTGTACATGAAGATTATCACAAAGAAACCGATGAAATCAGCAAGATTTTATTCGGGAAAATGGAAAAAATTTCACGCTTGGTTTTTTATACAGCTTGGCAAATTGCCAACCAACCTAACCGTATTTCATTGGATGTAAAACCCGTAAAAGAAGAAGACAGCGGTAAGTTTTAA
- a CDS encoding polysaccharide deacetylase family protein: MKSTIYKISFIATAIPIRLLASVTGQKAIFPFYHLISDDNVAHIKHLYPVRSTKAFEKDLDFFLKNYNPVELDVFFKLAKSGKFPKKNIFLLTFDDGLSQFYDVIAPILQRKGVPAICFLNSAFIDNKDLFFRYKASLLIDKIINKPLSLTQEKEIRKIFVDNSILIRDNTQAILSIDYAKRSLLDDCANILALDFSDYLNTQKPYLSSNQIQELRNKGFEFGAHSIDHPLYSQLDQAEQIRQTKISVNDISESFNIQQRLFSFPFSDVGVKKDFFDTIFDTSHSIADITFGCSGLKKDICNLNIQRIPIEIEQFSAKQIVYGEYWYYILKMLVNKNVLKR; encoded by the coding sequence ATGAAATCTACAATCTACAAGATCTCTTTTATCGCTACAGCAATACCGATTCGTTTATTAGCAAGCGTAACTGGCCAAAAAGCAATATTCCCTTTTTATCATTTAATCTCCGATGATAATGTTGCTCATATTAAACATTTATATCCTGTTAGGAGTACAAAAGCATTTGAAAAAGATTTAGATTTTTTTCTCAAAAATTATAATCCTGTTGAATTGGATGTTTTTTTTAAGCTTGCTAAAAGTGGTAAATTTCCTAAGAAAAATATTTTTTTATTAACATTTGACGACGGTTTAAGTCAGTTTTATGATGTTATAGCTCCAATTCTTCAGAGAAAAGGAGTTCCTGCAATATGTTTTTTAAATTCTGCATTTATAGATAATAAAGACTTATTTTTTAGGTACAAAGCAAGTTTATTAATAGATAAAATCATCAATAAACCATTAAGTCTTACTCAAGAAAAAGAAATTAGAAAAATATTTGTCGATAATTCTATTTTAATTAGAGATAACACGCAAGCAATTCTATCCATAGATTATGCAAAACGTTCGTTATTGGATGATTGTGCCAATATCTTAGCACTTGATTTTAGCGACTATTTGAACACTCAAAAACCTTATTTGTCGAGTAATCAAATTCAAGAGTTAAGAAATAAAGGATTTGAATTTGGTGCACATAGTATCGACCATCCTTTATATTCTCAATTAGATCAAGCAGAACAAATCAGGCAAACAAAAATAAGTGTAAATGATATATCTGAGTCATTTAATATTCAGCAGAGATTATTTTCATTTCCATTTTCTGATGTAGGCGTAAAAAAGGATTTTTTTGATACTATATTTGACACTTCACACTCAATAGCAGATATTACATTTGGTTGCTCAGGCTTAAAAAAAGACATTTGTAATTTGAATATTCAAAGAATCCCCATAGAAATAGAACAATTTTCTGCAAAGCAAATTGTTTATGGAGAATATTGGTATTATATTTTAAAAATGTTGGTCAATAAGAATGTTTTAAAAAGATAA
- a CDS encoding bifunctional 5,10-methylenetetrahydrofolate dehydrogenase/5,10-methenyltetrahydrofolate cyclohydrolase yields the protein MTLLDGKITSKAILDNIAAEVAQRKAQGHKVPHLAAILVGTDGASETYVASKVKHCQQIGFGSSLIRFDAEVSEAELLAKIEEINQDADIDGLIVQMPLPKHISVDKVTETISPAKDVDGFHPINVGRMNKNLPAYISATPLGILLMLEHYGIATEGKHCVVLGRSAIVGSPMSILMARNAKVGNCTVTLCHSKTQNLAEHTRRADILIAALGIPEFVKEDMVKEGAIVIDVGITRVADASKKSGFAIKGDVAFGEVAPKTSFITPVPGGVGLMTIAGLLYNTLQAAKGAYFPKK from the coding sequence ATGACACTGTTAGACGGTAAAATTACCTCCAAGGCGATTCTCGACAACATCGCCGCCGAAGTAGCCCAACGCAAAGCACAAGGCCACAAAGTTCCACACTTGGCCGCTATATTGGTAGGAACAGACGGCGCAAGCGAAACCTACGTTGCCAGCAAAGTGAAACACTGCCAGCAAATCGGGTTTGGTTCTTCGCTGATTCGCTTCGATGCTGAGGTATCAGAAGCCGAGCTTTTAGCCAAAATAGAAGAAATAAATCAAGATGCCGACATCGACGGGCTAATCGTGCAAATGCCACTACCTAAGCATATTTCGGTAGATAAGGTAACCGAGACGATTTCGCCAGCCAAAGACGTGGACGGTTTTCATCCCATCAACGTAGGGCGCATGAACAAGAATCTTCCTGCGTACATTTCCGCGACACCTTTGGGCATTCTGTTGATGTTGGAACACTACGGCATTGCCACAGAGGGCAAACATTGCGTTGTGTTGGGGCGTAGTGCGATTGTAGGCTCGCCGATGAGTATTCTGATGGCACGCAACGCCAAAGTAGGCAACTGCACTGTTACACTTTGCCACAGCAAAACCCAAAACTTAGCCGAACACACGCGCCGCGCCGACATTCTTATCGCTGCACTGGGGATTCCTGAGTTTGTGAAAGAAGATATGGTCAAAGAAGGGGCTATCGTCATTGATGTAGGTATTACGCGCGTGGCTGATGCTTCCAAAAAGTCGGGCTTTGCCATCAAAGGCGATGTAGCTTTCGGAGAGGTCGCGCCTAAAACAAGTTTTATTACGCCCGTACCTGGTGGCGTGGGACTTATGACCATCGCAGGCCTGCTTTACAATACCTTGCAAGCCGCTAAAGGAGCTTATTTCCCTAAAAAGTAA